A region of Brevundimonas sp. NIBR10 DNA encodes the following proteins:
- a CDS encoding OB-fold domain-containing protein: MAETGEPSIEGFRCADCGAIMIDQPMACRACTSRTPPQAFRVGERGRIVTWSTVLRSFPGVKTPFVSAIVDLDDGLTLKGTVRGVDPESLGVGLPVSLVFDDAGGARAPDGAPYVGFHFVKAGAAE, from the coding sequence GTGGCCGAGACCGGCGAGCCCTCGATCGAGGGCTTTCGCTGCGCGGACTGCGGCGCGATCATGATCGATCAGCCGATGGCCTGTCGGGCCTGTACCTCCCGAACGCCGCCTCAAGCTTTCCGCGTCGGCGAGAGGGGTCGTATCGTCACCTGGTCGACGGTCCTGCGGAGTTTTCCAGGCGTGAAAACACCGTTCGTATCGGCGATCGTCGACCTGGATGACGGCTTGACGCTGAAGGGCACGGTCCGCGGCGTCGATCCGGAGTCCCTGGGTGTCGGTCTGCCGGTTTCGCTGGTGTTTGACGACGCCGGTGGCGCACGGGCGCCTGACGGCGCGCCCTATGTCGGCTTTCATTTCGTCAAGGCAGGAGCAGCGGAATGA
- a CDS encoding thiolase family protein: protein MSDVYVVGADLIRFGRYPDRTPAQLGAEAALLALDDAGLTVRDLDIVYASSTFNAASMIGQQILKQIGQTGIPCVNVSNACASGATAFREAFVAIKSGLYDVALAVGAEKNPKGLLGGPIGDGPSPEGLFGSGTTPAMFAEAGMIHAGKYGTTMEQFAQVAVKNHHHSTMNSKAMYQRETPLEEVLASEMIATPLTKLMCSANVDGAAAAILVSEKKARELGLSRAVRVRGSALASDPYEPRNPVLLDADSVTRLAVSKAYEMAGVGPNDLDLVELHDCFATAEILHYENLGLCGDGEAGALIDSGATALGGRIPVNVSGGLLSKGHPIGATGIANIVEIVMHLRGEAGARQVQGARLGLAHVLGFSSVAGVAGVHILEKA, encoded by the coding sequence ATGAGCGACGTCTATGTCGTCGGCGCGGACCTGATCCGGTTTGGTCGATACCCCGATCGCACACCGGCACAACTGGGCGCCGAGGCTGCGCTGCTGGCACTGGATGACGCCGGACTGACCGTTCGCGATCTCGACATCGTCTATGCGTCATCGACGTTCAACGCCGCCTCGATGATCGGCCAGCAAATCCTCAAACAGATCGGCCAGACGGGGATACCCTGCGTCAACGTCTCGAACGCCTGTGCCTCGGGCGCGACCGCCTTTCGCGAGGCGTTCGTCGCCATCAAGAGCGGTCTATATGATGTCGCCCTCGCGGTCGGGGCCGAGAAGAATCCCAAGGGATTGCTCGGCGGACCGATCGGCGACGGCCCTTCGCCCGAGGGGTTGTTCGGATCGGGAACGACCCCGGCGATGTTCGCCGAGGCGGGGATGATCCACGCCGGTAAATACGGCACGACGATGGAACAGTTCGCCCAGGTCGCGGTCAAGAACCATCACCATTCGACCATGAATTCCAAGGCGATGTACCAGCGCGAAACGCCACTGGAGGAAGTCCTGGCCAGCGAAATGATCGCCACGCCCCTGACCAAGTTGATGTGCTCGGCCAATGTCGACGGCGCCGCCGCCGCCATCCTCGTGTCCGAGAAGAAGGCGCGTGAACTGGGGCTTTCGCGGGCGGTAAGGGTGCGGGGATCCGCGCTGGCGTCTGACCCCTATGAACCGCGCAACCCCGTCTTGCTTGATGCCGATTCCGTGACGCGCCTCGCTGTGTCCAAGGCCTACGAGATGGCCGGTGTCGGACCGAACGACCTGGATCTGGTCGAGCTTCACGACTGTTTCGCCACGGCGGAAATCCTTCATTACGAGAACCTCGGTCTGTGCGGCGACGGGGAGGCGGGGGCCCTGATCGACAGTGGGGCTACGGCTCTGGGCGGGCGGATTCCGGTGAATGTGTCGGGCGGACTTCTGTCGAAGGGGCATCCGATCGGCGCGACCGGGATCGCCAATATCGTCGAGATAGTCATGCACCTTCGCGGGGAGGCAGGGGCTCGACAGGTTCAGGGCGCGCGCTTGGGCCTGGCCCATGTGCTGGGCTTCAGCAGTGTCGCGGGCGTCGCGGGCGTGCACATCCTCGAGAAGGCCTAA